In Quercus robur chromosome 10, dhQueRobu3.1, whole genome shotgun sequence, a genomic segment contains:
- the LOC126702945 gene encoding 2-oxoglutarate-dependent dioxygenase AOP3-like, translating into MATKTQAKIPVVDLYDLDLKPGTKTWFSARKDVCRALEEYGCFVAEIGNKIPSELHNAISSSFAKLFEFPTETKMKFTSERPFHGYFSSPKYERLVIDNATSTDVTQEFTNIFWPNGNHHVRESADSYVKLMAELDKMVTKMVFENYGVGDYYNSHMESTTHSFGIIKYNEPQKTGSKNGLDNHTDKHFTTILHQNRVKGLEIKTKDDEWIDFDPSPSSFIFLAGDGLQVWSNDRIKACMHRVLLAENLETRYSLGLFSHNNKTICVPEELVDEEHPLHYKPINLRDYAQEQNRLVAYGKELSLEVFCGV; encoded by the exons ATGGCTACCAAAACACAAGCCAAGATTCCAGTTGTTGATCTCTACGACTTGGACCTGAAACCTGGTACAAAAACATGGTTCTCAGCTCGCAAAGATGTTTGCCGTGCACTTGAAGAATACGGTTGTTTTGTAGCGGAGATTGGCAATAAAATTCCTTCAGAGCTTCACAACGCAATCTCTAGCTCATTTGCAAAGTTGTTTGAGTTCCCCACAGAAACCAAAATGAAATTCACTTCTGAAAGGCCTTTCCATGGctatttctcttctcctaagtACGAACGCCTGGTGATTGATAATGCAACCTCCACAGATGTAACTCAAGAGTTTACCAATATCTTCTGGCCCAATGGGAATCATCATGTCCG CGAAAGTGCTGATTCATATGTGAAGCTGATGGCGGAATTAGATAAAATGGTGACAAAAATGGTATTTGAAAATTATGGCGTGGGGGAttactataactctcacatggAATCAACTACTCACAGTTTCGGcattataaaatataatgaacCTCAGAAAACTGGGAGCAAAAATGGCCTTGACAACCACACGGACAAGCACTTTACCACCATACTTCACCAAAATCGTGTAAAGGGTTTGGAGATAAAAACAAAGGATGATGAATGGATTGATTTTGATCCCTCCCCTTCATCCTTTATATTCTTGGCAGGTGATGGACTCCAG GTATGGAGCAATGATAGGATAAAAGCTTGCATGCATCGAGTTTTGTTGGCTGAAAATCTTGAGACAAGATATTCACTTGGGTTGTTTTCGCACAACAATAAAACGATATGTGTGCCAGAAGAATTAGTCGATGAAGAGCATCCCTTACACTACAAGCCAATAAATCTTCGTGATTATGCTCAAGAACAAAACAGACTAGTCGCTTATGGAAAAGAACTTTCTCTCGAAGTCTTTTGTGGTGTTTAA
- the LOC126703764 gene encoding uncharacterized protein LOC126703764 — MSFNEGDARGVKQPHNDPLVIVLNIEGFNTRRILVDNGSSADIIYLPAFQQLKLDPKRLRPFDSPLVSFSGDRVYPRGEVKGDQVLARECYQAVLARKENHTWTIEEKEEDGVETLEAVELVEGNVDRTTRIGTTLSPEMRTRLIKFLKGNLDVFAWSHEDMPGISPEIIQHRLNVDANRKPVQ; from the exons ATGTCCTTTAATGAAGGAGACGCCAGGGGAGTGAAACAGCCTCACAACGATCCCCTGGTCATAGtgctgaatatagaagggttcaataccaGAAGGATCCTTGTTGATAACGGAAGCTCAGCGGATATCATCTACCTCCCAGCCTTCCAGCAGTTGAAGTTAGATCCAAAAAGGCTCCGTCCTTTTGACTCTCCGCTggtcagtttcagtggagacagggtCTACCCCAGGG GTGAAGTGAAGGGTGATCAGGTCCTGGCAAGGGAGTGCTACCAGGCCGTACTAGCAAGAAAGGAGAACCACACGTGGAcgatagaagaaaaagaggaagacggAGTGGAGACCCTGGAAGCAGTGGAGTTGGTAGAAGGAAATGTGGACAGGACAACCAGGATAGGGACGACGCTAAGCCCTGAGATGAGAACGAGACTCATAAAGTTCCTTAAAGGGAATcttgatgtctttgcatggagtcacgaggacatgccaggcataTCTCCAGAGATCATCCAGCATAGACTGAATGTGGACGCCAATAGGAAGCCCGTTCAGTAA